Sequence from the Ostrea edulis chromosome 8, xbOstEdul1.1, whole genome shotgun sequence genome:
CACGATCCCCCACTTGCAAGCGACTCGTGGTatcggcactctgttttccataCAAGGTTTTCCATACGGTCAAGACATTCTTGGCATTGACGAGCAGGAGCTCGCCGGATACTGCGATGATAGGTATGATTGTAACCATACACCAGATCGGCCAAGACATCGACATACCGTCGTGTTTTATGGCCTGTAAAATACCGCCACATGCGTGCTTTCAGCGTGCGTTGAAAACGTTCCACAATACTGGCTTTGGTTTCGGCATTACGGgtcgtaaagaaatgaatggatttgAAGGCTTGACGAAATTCTTTATTGGTAAATTCTTTTCCTTGATCGGACTGAATGCGCACGGGgcgacgtccctctcgaaaaatccGTCGTAAGCCTCGTATCATTTCTTTccccgttttctgttttaaaggcaCGACCCAGGCATATTTAGACAGCACGTCAATGGCACATAATAAAAACGTATACCCATTATTGTCTTGTTTCAAGCTGGAGACATCGGCTAAATCTAATTGCCATTGTTCATCCATATCCGTCACTCGTGTTTGTCGTCGCTTGAATTTCCTCCGTATCGGTTTATGCAAGGTATAGGTATCTTGAGCTTTCACCCATTCTCGAATTTGAGACAGGGTAATCTTGTGTCCTAATTGACGCACTCGACGATACAACGCCAGGACTCCCCCATAACCTGTCTTGGGATCGTAATACAGTCGCTGTAAGATCTGTTCTGGTTTCATGGTAGATTTAACCATTTTCCGATGTCACGGGCCGTCTTTCTACCAGCATCTCTGATCGGTTTAGGGGTTAGACGTTGCGGTGTTTCATAGAACGATTGATCAAATCCCGTGAGCTCTTGAAATCCACTCTCCTCTTCCTCTAGAGGTCTAGGTGTACTGATTTTCCCTGGTTTGTCCATGGCTTTTATAACATCCCGATTGCTCACATATCCTTTGGGAGCATGAGTCTCTTTTAACGCTTGAGCAAATTCCTCTAATCCCGCGGGGGGATCACGATGTCTTAAGGGTCTTTGTCGCTGGGTTTCGCTCATTAAATCCACAATATTGGAATCGGGAACCCTGCGTCCTCTATAGCTGATTTCTCCTTCTTTATTCCAAGTCACCACTTTGGATTTCTTGAGATGATCGAGTAATAAACCTGCTTTCTTTTAACCCGGTTTATTGACGCTTTTGATAATCTGTTCCTCCAAGTCATCGGGTGCTGAGGCGGCTGAGGGTGGTGAGGCGGCACTGGCTGCACTGGTTGGGGAGGGCAGAGTCGCTGTGGTGGGATGTCgagcttgttgtaaatattgacgaTAGCGATGAAGTTGATGACCGTACAACCCCACTTTTTCTTTCTCGGTTAAATCATCTCGATGTTCAATCTCATCCAAATCACTGCGTAAACCAATAGTCAAGGTAAATTCGGGAGGTTTAGGTAATTTGCCTTTTAATTCGTTGAGCATCGCTTCCGGTACCAACACCATTTTTCGACTCATGTTTTCTTACAAATCTTGCCACACACAAACGAACCCAATCCTTTTTGGTGGATGAGTATACCTCGTCGTTTTTTCACGGGTTGAGGGTGGACTAAGCGTCTTAAGATGTGTTTCTTTCGACCCAGTTGTCGCTTCTGAGTAGGGGTGAGAGGAATCACCCCTTTTAATAGATTGTacacaatctcacaaatctttaaaatgcagtCATTGGAACAATGTTTCAACACCTCTGTCTTTAATTTGCTGGAATAGTGAGGAGCCGCTAACGTCTGCAAGAGCGGTAAATGAGGTCGTAATCGACATTCACACTTCTTCGTATGAGCCATGGTAATGAAGGGTGGGGCACCTTCCCCCTCCTTTTTATACCTAGTCCAGGACAATGGCACTCGGATGTTTAGGATCAAAACGCTTGTGATGGACGGTCTCTTCGTGACGATTGCGGTTCTCTCTCGCATTGAAGACCAGAgggcaaaatttacatttatatttcttttgcacCTGAACCGGTGTTGAGGTGGTTAAGGGTTGAAATTTCATGCCTCCAAAGGTATGAGCAAAACTCGGTAGAGCAGTATCACTGGTTCTGGAACTTCCTATAGGCCCATGCATGGgtcgttccattttcttttgagcTAATCCGGCTTTCAGATCGGCTAACGTTTTAGTGGCCTTGGGGGGAGTGGCCTTGGGAAACGGCATCTTCACAATGAGAGGGGTTTTCTTTGGAGCCCAATTGGGAAACGGATTCTTCATCCTGAGAGGTGTCTTCTTAGGTGTCTTCTTAGGGGACTTCTTAGGGGACTTCTTAGGTGTCTTCTTAGGTAAGCGAATAATGAGTTTAGGAATTCTCTGAGGCGATTTTTTTAGCTTTCTTAGCCCGTGGTTTCTTGGTTTTCTTTGGTTGTCTCCCACGGGGCTTACGGCCTGTTtcccatttgaataaatgacggaTAATGGTCCCTCCTAAGAATCCGGCGCCTcctcgtttcaaaatggctttttTACGCTCTTCTTCATTGGCCTTCTTATCGGCAATGACACTCAAGTCTTGGCGATGGGATTGAATGAACCGCTGAGTGATTTTATTGCCTGGTAAGACGCCTCGCAATAAATTTCGAGCTCCCATCGCAAACCAGTTGAGTAAGGCTCTACGTCCTAATTCAATGAGATGGCTCCgttgaacgggatcccgttcccgTTGTAAACGGCGTAACGTTTTGACTAATTTACTCTTCGCGGAAGGTCTACCCATGGTAAAGACtgtctttcaaatgatacacCTGCCCATGATGTGACATTATTTATACTCTCGGGGGCATGTGCACAGCCAAGTTGGTAAAGAGTTGACTTCTTAATCTTAAATCGTCCGACGTCTGAGGACTCAAGTCCACTAGTAAATACCCGTGAGGTACACGGGTGGCGTCCTCATAGGCTGGAAGTAAATGCGGCATTTGTAATGCTCGATCAAACAGATTTTGTGTGATATAAATGACACTGGTATTTCGATGATGCGCTTTGCGCGTAAACCAGTCGACAATCGATTCGATGGCTTTACCTcccatcatatcatcaaaaatgagtagatgacgcgtactgagatccgccactatCTGCTCATCGTCTTGAGGTATATTGCGGATAAAAGTGACCTTGTCCTGTAAGGATTCGTACGCGGGCTGCCATTCTCGATAACACCATACTATCTTTTCGGGAGGCGGTGCAATCCACTGCGTATTTTGCACCAGCTGTTTGACAAATTCTGTTTTACCCGATTTAGAGGGTCCGGCCACCACCAtggtaaattcatgtttcaactGAAAAGGCTCAAGTGTCTCGTAGGtatacatcttgataaatgacacAAGTTCAGGAAAATCATATCtatttattaacaaataaaaatacgtACAGCTTGCTCAACACCATGTCTACAAATAGGACATTGTTTCAGTCCCGTAGCACATATAgcacaagtacataaatgaccacaaggtaaaaaagTTATTCTCAAGTCTCTTTCTAAACACAGATGACATTTCTCCGTCGTAGCCGGATTCCCCGCACTGTCTACAGGTAAGTCTCCCCAATCCTCCCCCGTATCTCGCATTCGGCTAACGGCGTCGAACATTTGGCGTACCCATTGTTTGCCCTTATTACACTTCAGGTAAGGACAGTGAGGATACCAATAAGCATGTTGTATCCAAGGATTGTCGACAGCTCCCCAATGGTGAAGTCCAAAGTTGCAATAAAAACAGCACGTGTTATCCCCGTACCCTTTGTAAAAGTATCCCGCTTCTGCAATGGTAGGTAATAGCTTCTGCAAGTGTTCGGGAGCATTTTCAAACGACGCTACTCGATCTGACAGTAGAGCATAACGTGGTGTACCCGGGTTATGTAGTGATTCGTAGTCCGTCATTTTGCCGACTGATGGTTTTCTCTAGCATGTCCTTTTTAATACCCGTAAGGCAGCGTGTCATAGTCATGAATACGTTGACGTTTATCATACACCATGCGGTATTTCTTCACCAGAGGAATGGTTCGCACATCATGTTGGCGGGTTCGTTGAATAAAGTGCGGATAGCGGACATggacttcttcttcttctccttttaacattttttccaacGTATCGAGAGACACGACTCTAGAGGCACGATAATTGAGTGTCAATCCTTTGACTTTGCAGACAGATTTTCCATTCTGGGTCTCGTACGCATAATTTTTGGGCCCGCCCGACATGTACTTGATGATACGATCTCCACCCAATTCATCGGTCCAGCCGCCTAAACTGTTGATAATGGTCGGGTTGAACTGGGTCTCGTCGTGCTGATAGATGATACTATCCGTGTCAAAGTATAAGACACGCTCTCCCAAAGGCTGTAACGTCTCGTACAAATGTAAACGAGCATGAGCTGTTGTAAAACACGCCAGCACCACGTTTCCAAAGGGGCAGTcttctaaaaattcttctttctccTGATAATTGATCAGCATCATATCACATTCGGGGCGTTCACGATTTTCTAAGAGTTCGATTCCTTTGACTTCTAAAGTGGCATCTTGTAATTTCTGttgtaattcttcttcttccgtgAGATACTGGGATTTGGGTAATTGTAATCGTTGAGCAAATTTTCCCCACAAgcaatttaaaaagagttttGCAATGGTTCTTCGGACCGGATTTTTCTGGATGTCGGCCGGGTTCATGGCAATGCCTTCTCGTTGCTGAATTTCCTCAATGTAATGTTGCTGCTGTTGGGCTGTTTGACAATCCTCGGGGAATCCGGAAGCTTcttctttaattttcaaaaaggtgttGATATACGATCGAAATAAGTGCTCACTGGTTTTCTCAAAATGCCAAACTTCGTAAATGCGGTCGAGACGATAGCCCAGATCTAATGCTTTGTGAAGTTCGGTGGTCACCCAGGTTCCAGTGAGACTGCGTTCAGAATCGGTGTGCTGGCACCGCTCGTCGGGTCCTAAGTTGCGCTGTTCCGCACAGGTGCAGCATAAGGGAAAGAGTAATTTGCCCCCGGTCTTGTAAGGTAATACGGGGTGATACAGCTCTCGGGGTGGTAAGACACGACAACGAATGAGCCCGAAATAGTCTCTGACATCGGTGAAATGGCTGGTGATGACTTGGGGATGTTGGACTGGAAATGGCTTGTATTTCAACACGTACGGGTACAGGGAACAGACATCCACGTATCGCATATCCCCTTCCTCACAATACAGTCGTGTAGCATTGGTCCGGCCTCCGTACAAAGCGTCACGGGGATTCAAAGGATCTTGTATATCGACTCCTTGTAAAAATTCCTGTAAGTCGACATTGGTCTGGGTCTGACGATCAAACTCGTGTTCCCATATGCTTACGACTGTATAGCCTTGGTCTTCTAAAGCACTGGCTCGTTTTAAGGTGTCCAGGTAGAGGTCTTGATACGTATGCTGAACACGATGAGGATGCATGTCAGTCAACAGATTCGGGTAACAGGTGGGACAGCCGTGCCAGTAACAGCCATAGAATTCGTACACGATACGGGATTCCTCATCATACCCATCTACTGTATAGGGTCCAAGCGTGACTTCGCCCCCATTTCTAGCATGTCGTATGCAGTGATGTTGATGTTCTAGCCAGGCGAGCCATCGACAAGCTTTAGCTGAATATCGTCGTGCTGGCCGGTAGCCCATATTAGGAATGATGGCGATGGTATTTTCATCCATGAATCCTCGTCGGTAGGCTAAATTAGCCGTGCTGGCAAACGTGATGGATTCTTGAAAGGGGTCTACTTCCACCAGATCAAACAGGGTGGACTTGAAATGGGCACAACAGCGGCGTAAAATATCCACGTCCGAGATGCAGTAAGCTAAGAATTCTTTCTGGAAATCAAAGACTTTGCCCTCTTGTTGATGGTACCAAGTATAGAAGGCTTCACGATTGGCGGTGGACATATCGTCAGGATTGTAGAAATGAGCGGCCGGGTAAGGACCCACATACTGCTGGTTCTCTGTCGTGTTGAAAAAGTGAGGGAAATATCCTTTTTTCAATTCCGTTAATCCGAAAGCAGAGGGCATCTTGGCAAGAGCAAAGGGTAGAAAGTTGTAAGAATCGATGAATCTCAACCCCAAGACTTGCATGGATAAGATTTTACTGCCGTTCAGGATGACGGTGGGTTTGATACACGCCGTGTGAAccaggtaattcaaaataaactgcCCATCGTATCCTTTGAAATTGTGGGCAATGATGGTGGCTTCATCGTGTTTGAGTTCCACATGGCCTTGCTCATCGGTCTCGGTCTGTAAGAGCCATTCCATAAACTGTTTTAACGTGTCGGGTCCTTGAAATAGGAAGCGGCGTTGTGATCCGAATCCTTCACAATGAGAACAGGGCTTGTCGATATCCACACTGTCGCAATGTTGACACACACGTTCTGCCACGCATAAATTGGGGGTGTGAATACCGTTTTCCTGACTGCATTCGAAatcgtaataaatgtatattttcaactcctcttcttcttctttttctttcttaggtttggGTTTCGTCTGTACAAAGCAGTGATGAGGCATGGTGACGACTTTGTGACAGATGCGGCATTCAGTTTGACCCCCACACGCGTGGCGTTTTAATAATTTCTTGGACATCCATTTCTGACACTGGTTACAGCGCCCCATTAAACTGCAGACCGTGGTCGTTGTATTACTGCTGTAGGGTTTTAAATGGTTCTGGTAACAAGCTGCATTTCtgaaaaatcccttacaatgaGGGCAATTCGTCTGAGTCCCGTCCGGGATACAGGGGGTATCGGCTAAACAAAATGAGCATCGATGAGGACAGACGGTCCGATGTTCTTCAATGTGACTGTAGCCAACATCGCAATAATCGCAATAGTATTTGTTTTCCGTCACTCCAGGCATAGACACAATGGCATCGTAATGCTCGTTATCCAGCAGGATATTCAAACAAGTCCCGTGCCCCGGTCCTTTGTAAATAGGTTCCAGTCGTAAACGAGCTGTATtcgttttgaattgaaatattttcaatcgatACTGCGGGGCGAGCGCGTGCTGTAATTGCTCCCATTCACGTGGCCCACACGGCTGGTTCATAACACACCCAGCTTGTTCCATCAAGGCTATCGCTTCTCGTTTCTGGTCGAGAGTTTTGAAATCCCCTTTTCTCATGCGTAACCATTTCGTTTCCCATGCCGGGTCGTTTGATTTCTGGCTGTGTAGACGTGCTACCACAATAGCCCGGGACAAGCAGAGAGAATCCTCAGGATTTTGAATGCGAACGATCGCTCTCTTGgagtttttgaatttttccttTTCCACATGCAGATGTTTTTTCTTAGTGCACCCGCTGCCTTGTGGATATTTGACATGGAAAAAATCCAACTGCACTGCCCCGTCGGTGATTAGGAATTCCTTTTTAGATTGCTGCACGGATtctattttgttcagaattttgtCCTCGTTGAGCTGTTTGGACTGCGTAAATTCGTACCAAATATCTGAATCCAGAGACGGGTGCCGAATATTTAAACGTAGATAATCATTGGGATTGCACTGCATTTcctgtttcacattttttaacatatccCGGAAGAGGCGACGAATGAAGGCtgtattttctttctctggAATAGGCTTGAAGGCAACATTGTAGACATTTTCCTTGACTTTAAATTTCCGTGATTGACGTCCTCGTtccagttgaattttgtaataatccgAAATGAGTTTCTTTTTTCCCCCTCCCCGCTGTAAATACTGTAGTCGCCGTTGATTCTCTCTGCGGAGTTGTAATTCACGCTGCCGTTGTCTGTTCAGctgatcattcaaaaatctcaATCGCTGTTCAATATAACTCCGTGGAAGTCCACTAGGTAACTTGTCTGACATGATGTCGAAAGTGACAGCCAATGCACCGCGCGCCGCTTTATATATACCTGTAGACAGCGCTGGGAAAAACTTGGCACCGTGCCAGCTCTGGGAAAAACTTGGCACCATGCCAGCTCTGGGAAAAACTTGGCACCATGCCAGCTCTGGGGAAAACTTGGCACCATGCCAGCTGGCACTGAGACAGCACTGCGAAAAACCCATTGGCACTGTGCCAGTAGACACTAAGAACCATTTGGCACCATGCCAGCACTGGGAAAAACCCATTGGCACTGTCCCTGTAGACACTGAGAAACATTTGGCACCATGCCAGCACTGGGAAAAACCCATCGGCACTGAGCCAGCAGGCGGTGGAAAAACCCAGGCTGGACACCTGGCGATCACGTGATAGGAAAGTTCTAGAACCTTTGGCTTGAAAAACTGCACTCCGTTGACCTTCCTCGGTTGGCTTGATATACAATTGTACACTCCGTTAACCCCAACAGCAATAGCAACAGCTATGCTCTGCACTCTAGGCCACTGACCTTTAAACCGGACCATGCTATAGGACCCCTGCTGGGGCCCGCTTGACCAGTGCACTCCGTTGACCCcgacaccgcttgaccaatcaGAAGCCGCCCTtgcttgacctcatttgcataaaaagtgcactcagttgacctCCCTATCGGGAGGGCTTATACTActtgtaatgttaatgagcaggaacaacattaAGAAAAGGTTTATgcattctttattttcgcataactaagtagtacattttctgtaagaaaataacaaatatggattggaagcaatgtcctgaaacttttcatcacgttgaaatataaattttatatgatgttgttaaaacaatggtcactatgataactttgatcccacactaaactaaaaccctgtccttggatcatgaaatttacaattttggtaaaggacacctttcttattaaatatctataattagaatttagtatcaatagcattaccaccgctgcggtggtccagaggtaaagtgttcgctctgtatgcgggcggtcggggttcgaatcccggccgcaaaagacctagttcgttaaacaggtagtgacagttccatcaccatactctcggcatcaggtgtgaatgtcgcgggtcctcggagatggcctttaaaacggatgtcccgtgtcacagtaggtgtggcacgctaaagaaccctcactgctcaatggctgtaagcgccgagcataggcctcaatttgaagcccttcaccggtcttggtgacgtctccatatgaattaaaaattattgaggagaacgttaaacaagatacaataaaTCAGTAGCATTTAAGGCaatgttatttaaatatttgacaaatgaacactttataccctgtttagctcccacccatcttcccaaggCAAGGGTTTATGATCCGCTCTGCTCCGGTCCCTGGATCattaaatgctctacatgactatgcattttttctcttacagatgtgatgttatagagaagaacatttttggtagaaaatgtgaaaacagttgtaatggtagttttcggtgtaaagtgttcaattgttattacgcaactaacttactgttgtgttccagttaaatagtgtatgaaatatttttagactacaactgaaatgaaacaaatcaatagtttgatacatatatgtaagtcacttataagagaaaggaacaaacaaactgggcaaaaaagaaaattacacataaccacatacactaacaaatgccacatgtcaaaacacaccaataatgcaggattatctattt
This genomic interval carries:
- the LOC130049741 gene encoding uncharacterized protein LOC130049741; amino-acid sequence: MKPEQILQRLYYDPKTGYGGVLALYRRVRQLGHKITLSQIREWVKAQDTYTLHKPIRRKFKRRQTRVTDMDEQWQLDLADVSSLKQDNNGYTFLLCAIDVLSKYAWVVPLKQKTGKEMIRGLRRIFREGRRPVRIQSDQGKEFTNKEFRQAFKSIHFFTTRNAETKAISGELLLVNAKNVLTVWKTLYGKQSADTTSRLQVGDRVRISKAKRTFEKEYLPNWTKELFTISRKVPGRNVYRIQDDHGEELEGTFYEKELQQVIKDDDVYEVEEILGYKKRRVGKKVISEVKVRWKGYPPSFGSWIPQADLILP